Proteins encoded by one window of Scatophagus argus isolate fScaArg1 chromosome 4, fScaArg1.pri, whole genome shotgun sequence:
- the tor2a gene encoding prosalusin, with translation MLAILLVLSLYLYNPVCGVLRQLFCTISDSCDCDFKPNIRDLEWDLYKNVYGQHLAQDIVSEEVASFLQNKSPERPLVLSFHGSSGTGKTLVSSMLGNHLYGSAMSSPYVHQFVPTLHFPLPDRVKEYREELKSWVQGNLTECARSVFVFEEMERMPPGLIDVLEPFLGPSHVVFRTNYRKAIYVFIGTTGEEVINKMALENRQAGRDREDIDLSDLQEAIARTVYNSNTSGFFHSSIIQQKLITRFVPFLPLSQHHVKRCVHSQLCLRGYCSRNDVVEAVGGDMIYTPVQGQYFSSTGCKTVSAKINLFL, from the exons ATGTTGGCCATCCTGCTTGTGCTGTCTCTATACCTCTACAACCCGGTCTGCGGCGTTTTGCGGCAACTTTTTTGCACCATATCAGACAGCTGTGATTGCGATTTTAAACCGAATATCAGAG ACCTGGAGTGGGACctttataaaaatgtttatggACAGCATCTGGCCCAGGACATAGTTTCAGAGGAGGTGGCAAGcttccttcagaataaaagcccTGAGCGGCCCCTGGTGCTGTCTTTCCATGGCTCCTCTGGGACAGGAAAGACACTGGTCAGCTCCATGCTGGGAAATCATCTGTATGGCTCAGCGATGAGCAGTCCATACGTCCACCAGTTTGTTCCCACACTGCACTTCCCCCTACCTGACCGGGTCAAGGAGTATAGG GAGGAGTTGAAGAGCTGGGTGCAAGGAAACCTCACGGAATGCGCACGCTCTGTCTTCGTATttgaggagatggagaggatgCCTCCAGGTCTCATTGATGTCTTGGAGCCCTTCCTGGGTCCTTCCCATGTTGTGTTTCGCACCAACTACCGCAAGGCCATCTATGTCTTCATTgg CACCACAGGAGAGGAGGTGATTAACAAAATGGCACTGGAGAACCGGCAAGCTGGACGGGACAGGGAGGACATCGACTTATCCGACTTGCAGGAAGCCATTGCACGAACAGTgtacaacagcaacacaa GTGGTTTCTTTCACTCCAGCATCATCCAGCAGAAACTGATCACCCGCTTCGTTCCTTTCCTGCCGCTGAGTCAACACCACGTGAAACGCTGTGTCCACTCTCAGCTCTGCCTGCGGGGCTACTGTTCCCGCAATGACGTGGTGGAGGCAGTAGGGGGCGACATGATCTACACTCCTGTCCAGGGACAGTACTTTTCCTCTACCGGCTGTAAGACAGTTTCCGCCAAAATCAACCTCTTCCTGTGA